In Musa acuminata AAA Group cultivar baxijiao chromosome BXJ2-3, Cavendish_Baxijiao_AAA, whole genome shotgun sequence, the following proteins share a genomic window:
- the LOC103974368 gene encoding protein SMAX1-like isoform X1, which produces MRAGLSTIQQTLTPEAASVLTCSIAEAARRNHGQTTPLHVAATFLAAPSGLLRQACIRSHPQSSHPLQCRALELCFSVALDRLPASDPGADGGSRAAALAEPPISNALMAALKRAQANQRRGCPEQQQQPLLAVKVELEQLLMSILDDPSVSRVMREASFTSTAAKAVVEQSLSSSSSAATAASASPPFIASLATVSPSPVASLVPGLTSSAAPFRNLYMNPRLQQRKNNNACNVPTSVEGCGDQPRTEDVKRVLDILLRSQKRNPIPVGDCNPDALMREVLRRIQSDDGPSLLRNTRVIPFGKEVATTSPDQSQITIKIRELTSSIESMICGSGRGVILDLGDLKWLVESPAVSAGSGPMQLPKPVVSEVGRAAVEEMGRLLKRFADGGRVWLVGAAASATYLRCQVYHPTMEKDWDLQAVPIAPRSSHPNMFPRPESSGVLGDSVGTSAPAKGLMGMSAAAVASSRPPESTIPSQRTTLCPLCLERYELELAKLVAKESDYTTKTEAGQTLPQWLRGGTESSSAPLQVSIRLSKEEELLKRWCETCSRLHPNIHQLHLASKLPLAPAPSKTSSVLRPHPPSEPMSTLSRCLSPLQLASNQNRDAAKQPTSPSGSPVKTDLVLGSSKVADSSSDTIHKELLKDFTGCMQDAFSVQQSAKIDGNLDIDMFKRLFKGLSEKVSWQQEAASAIATVVMQCKSVNGKRRSGGGKGDTWLLLVGPDKVGKRKMAGALSELVFGVGPTVINFGRASCTCGNDGESNLSFRGRTSVDRVVEAVRRNPFSVIVLEDVDQADMLLQGKIKQAIERGRLPDSYGREVSMGSVIFVLTADWLPEELKSSYYPLLKREERILDSAYRGLELEITAGERPGKRRPTWLCEDDQPIKLRTESLVGTNLSLDLNLASGIDSESGEGSWNSSDLTSEREYDKGRLVSKCSTSSLASELVELVDEAVTFKPVDFVTLRRNVAESISVKFTAIMGKGRAIKIDEDAVDRIVGGLWLSGAAFDDWAERVLAPSLRQLKDHPQVGGRVVVARLSTGKEDRVQRSCVKDWLPTTVAIAVDDGHGS; this is translated from the exons ATGAGGGCGGGGTTGAGCACGATCCAGCAGACGCTGACGCCGGAGGCGGCGAGCGTCCTCACCTGCTCCATCGCTGAGGCTGCTCGGCGGAACCACGGGCAGACGACGCCGCTCCACGTCGCTGCCACCTTCCTCGCCGCCCCCTCCGGCCTCCTCCGCCAGGCCTGCATCCGTTCCCACCCACAGTCCTCACACCCTCTGCAGTGCCGCGCCCTCGAGCTTTGCTTCTCCGTCGCCCTCGACCGCCTCCCTGCCTCCGATCCCGGCGCTGACGGCGGCAGCAGGGCCGCCGCTCTCGCGGAGCCTCCCATCTCCAACGCACTCATGGCGGCCCTGAAGCGCGCCCAGGCCAACCAGCGCCGCGGATGCCCTGAGCAACAGCAGCAGCCGCTCCTCGCAGTCAAGGTCGAGCTGGAGCAGCTCCTCATGTCGATCCTCGACGATCCCTCCGTCAGCCGCGTGATGCGCGAGGCCAGCTTCACCTCCACCGCCGCCAAAGCGGTCGTCGAGCaatctctctcttcctcctcttctgctGCCACCGCCGCCTCCGCTTCCCCGCCATTCATTGCTTCTCTTGCCACCGTCTCTCCTTCTCCCGTCGCCTCTCTCGTTCCCGGTCTAACTAGCAGTGCCGCCCCCTTCCGCAACCTGTACATGAATCCCCGCCTCCAGCAGCGCAAGAACAACAATGCCTGCAACGTCCCAACCTCAGTCGAAGGTTGCGGCGATCAGCCGCGGACGGAGGACGTGAAGCGGGTCTTGGATATCCTCTTGAGATCCCAAAAGCGGAACCCCATCCCCGTTGGAGACTGCAATCCTGATGCCTTGATGAGAGAAGTGCTACGAAGGATTCAATCCGACGACGGCCCGTCGCTGCTGCGGAACACCCGAGTTATCCCATTCGGAAAGGAAGTCGCCACCACCTCCCCAGACCAATCACAGATCACCATTAAAATCAGAGAGCTCACCAGCTCAATCGAGTCCATGATTTGCGGCAGCGGCCGCGGTGTGATTCTCGACCTGGGAGACCTCAAATGGCTCGTAGAGAGCCCCGCCGTCTCGGCGGGCTCTGGCCCAATGCAGCTGCCGAAGCCGGTCGTCTCAGAGGTTGGCCGGGCTGCGGTGGAGGAAATGGGTAGACTATTGAAGAGGTTCGCCGATGGCGGTCGGGTGTGGCTCGTCGGCGCAGCAGCTTCTGCGACCTACCTCCGGTGCCAGGTGTACCACCCGACAATGGAGAAGGATTGGGATCTCCAGGCGGTACCGATCGCGCCGAGATCATCCCACCCCAATATGTTCCCAAG GCCCGAGAGCAGTGGCGTGCTTGGCGACTCTGTGGGGACTTCAGCGCCAGCGAAAGGTTTAATGGGGATGAGTGCCGCTGCTGTAGCCTCAAGTCGACCACCCGAGAGCACCATTCCTTCGCAAAGGACAACCCTCTGCCCTCTCTGTCTGGAGAGATACGAGCTCGAACTGGCGAAGCTCGTCGCCAAGGAGTCTGACTACACTACAAAGACGGAGGCGGGTCAGACATTACCTCAGTGGCTGCGAGGCGGCACCGAATCTTCATCTGCTCCTCTTCAGGTTTCGATTCGATTG TCCAAGGAAGAAGAGCTGCTCAAGCGATGGTGTGAGACATGTTCCCGTCTTCATCCCAACATCCATCAGTTGCACCTCGCCTCCAAGCTGCCTTTGGCTCCGGCTCCGTCAAAGACTTCAAGCGTGTTGAGACCACATCCACCATCTGAGCCCATGTCCACGCTATCTCGATGCCTCTCTCCCCTTCAGTTGGCAAGCAACCAGAACAGGGATGCAGCCAAGCAGCCTACCAGCCCTTCGGGGAGCCCAGTGAAAACCGACTTGGTCCTTGGGAGCTCAAAGGTTGCCGATTCTTCATCGGACACAATCCATAAAGAGCTCCTCAAGGATTTCACCGGATGCATGCAGGACGCTTTCTCTGTGCAGCAGAGCGCTAAAATTGACGGCAATTTGGACATCGACATGTTCAAGAGGCTATTCAAGGGGCTTTCCGAGAAAGTCAGTTGGCAGCAGGAAGCAGCATCAGCCATCGCTACCGTTGTCATGCAATGCAAGTCTGTGAACGGAAAGCGGCGGAGTGGTGGTGGTAAAGGTGATACTTGGCTTCTTCTCGTTGGGCCCGACAAGGTTGGTAAGAGGAAGATGGCAGGTGCTCTATCGGAGCTGGTGTTTGGCGTTGGACCTACCGTCATTAACTTTGGACGTGCTTCGTGCACCTGCGGCAACGATGGAGAATCCAATTTGAGCTTCCGTGGGAGGACATCCGTGGACCGAGTCGTGGAGGCGGTCCGGCGAAACCCGTTCTCGGTGATCGTGCTCGAGGACGTAGATCAAGCGGACATGCTCCTACAGGGTAAGATTAAGCAGGCGATAGAGAGGGGCCGCCTGCCCGATTCATACGGCCGGGAGGTCAGCATGGGGAGTGTTATCTTTGTCCTTACCGCAGACTGGCTGCCGGAAGAGCTGAAGAGCTCCTATTACCCACTCCTCAAGCGTGAGGAAAGGATACTGGATTCAGCTTATCGTGGCCTGGAACTGGAGATTACAGCAGGGGAGAGGCCCGGGAAACGTCGTCCAACTTGGCTATGTGAAGATGATCAGCCGATTAAGCTGAGAACGGAGTCGTTGGTTGGCACCAACCTATCGCTCGATCTGAATCTAGCTTCTGGAATCGATTCAGAGTCCGGGGAGGGATCATGGAACTCGAGCGACCTCACCAGTGAGCGTGAATACGATAAGGGCAGGCTGGTCAGCAAGTGTTCGACGTCGTCCTTGGCCTCAGAACTGGTGGAATTGGTGGATGAAGCTGTAACATTCAAGCCGGTGGACTTTGTCACGCTGAGAAGGAACGTAGCCGAGTCCATATCCGTGAAATTTACCGCCATAATGGGCAAAGGGCGAGCAATAAAGATCGACGAGGATGCTGTCGACCGAATCGTTGGTGGTTTATGGCTCAGCGGTGCGGCTTTTGATGACTGGGCCGAGAGAGTGTTGGCCCCTAGCTTGAGGCAGCTGAAGGATCATCCGCAAGTCGGTGGCCGGGTGGTAGTCGCTCGGCTATCCACAGGGAAGGAAGACCGAGTGCAGAGGAGCTGCGTCAAGGATTGGCTGCCGACGACGGTTGCCATCGCCGTTGATGATGGCCATGGCAGTTGA
- the LOC135607525 gene encoding uncharacterized protein LOC135607525, producing the protein MSSSSPPLSLSSSSSSSPPPILGAGEGNPASSPIESSNGEAARALEALMWPHDLDSVVSGSLLEGLRDCYHIPGDCILCAPEPGQRAYDPVPKGFALSLDALEAGLRFPLHPLIVSCLSFWRISPSQSLGGYFLSARMGFRVGGAPSNNKGWKGRFFYISREQDWGFRVRWSARAIDNTTPCLGDAERHALGRLREILPKSQAIRAMTEQWLVEAGLSSVPLEMVKLRSFLEVQAPQPLHPTTSGDSAPSLPTQPDDPQPGTEAVPLEVEAERPSKRARTTPSRGPEAGPRRGGAGSSRRPSGKGPRPVSVRDLCRLPAGDGEPFLTRLASEIPLAGAAEPLVARWEGLSRGDRVWAGGDPSAAFLRGALHPDMARDLYTHPSDVLLNKSAQSLVWGLHYAKALMDRVRDASRVIGGLANRNAELVRQVEERAADLEAEAARLRSELEASNKANEGLQKTIRVERTELRLVKTEASSLSKKLEEAKAEVKSASKALEEAKAEAKSASEALEEETRLRPARDKELLEAYKKSEGFELGLTRTGRVSFEYGYRIATSRFRARHPGLEVEENPFAPHPEDRGVDMPEEVPFDDRLEEPGQ; encoded by the exons ATGtcgtcctcttctcctcctttgtccctttcgtcctcttcttcttcttcccccccaCCTATCCTCGGGGCTGGAGAGGGGAACCCTGCTTCGTCCCCCATTGAGTCTTCCAACGGAGAAGCAGCACGAGCCCTCGAGGCTctgatgtggccacacgacctGGACTCCGTCGTGAGCGGGTCTTTGCTGGAAGGACTCCGGGATTGTTATCATATTCCGGGGGACTGTATCCTCTGTGCCCCCGAGCCGGGGCAAAGGGCGTATGATCCCGTCCCGAAGGGCTTCGCCCTATCCCTTGACGCCCTGGAAGCGGGCTTGCGCTTTCCTCTCCATCCACTCATCGTATCTTGCCTGTCCTTTTGGCGGATCTCGCCGTCTCAG AGCTTGGGGGGCTACTTCCTGTCGGCCCGAATGGGCTTTCGCGTGGGGGGTGCCCCTTCCAAcaacaagggatggaaggggaggtttttctaTATCAGCCGTGAGCAGGACTGGGGCTTCAGAGTCCGCTGGTCCGCGCGGGCGATCGATAACACCACCCCCTGCTTGGGCGATGCGGAGCGCcacgctttggggaggctgagagAGATCCTCCCTAAGTCGCAGGCCATCCGGGCCATGACCGAacaatggctggtcgaggcgggccttaGCTCGGTGCCTCTGG aaatggtgaagCTCCGGTCGTTCCTGGAGGTTCAGGCGCCGCAACCTCTTCACCCCACTACGTCGGGCGACTCGGCACCTTCTCTCCCAACTCAGCCGGACGACCCGCAGCCCGGCACGGAGGCCGTCCCACTGGAGGTCGAGGCTGAGCGTCCTTCGAAGAGGGCGAGGACAACCCCGTCGAGGGGCCCTGAGGCAGGCCCCCGCCGCGGCGGGGCCGGGTCTAGCCGGCGGCCATCGGGGAAGGGCCCACGCCCTGTCTCCGTGCGCGACCTGTGCCGACTCCCGGCTGGAGACGGGGAGCCGTTTCTAACACGGCTGGCGAGCGAGATCCCACTTGCTGGGGCCGCCGAGCCCTTGGTGGCCCGTTGGGAAGGCCTATCCCGAGGAGACAGGGTgtgggccgggggagatccctcCGCGGCATTTCTCCGAGGCGCGCTTCaccccgacatggctcgggaccTGTACACCCACCCTTCGGATGTGCTGCTCAATAAGTCCGCCCAGTCTTTGGTTTGG GGGCTCCATTATGCGaaggccctgatggacagggtgcgtgaCGCCAGCCGGGTCATCGGGGGCCTTGCCAACCGCAACGCCGAGCTTGTCCGCCAAGTCGAGGAG CGGGCGGCGGATTTGGAGGCGGAGGCTGCACGCCTCCGATCGGAGCTCGAGGCCTCCAATAAGGCGAACGAGGGGCTTCAGAAGACAATAAGAGTGGAACGGACAGAGCTCCGCTTGGTGAAAACGGAGGCGAGTTCCCTCAGCAAGAAGCTGGAGGAGGCGAAGGCCGAAGTGAAGTCGGCCTCGAAGGCGCTGGAGGAGGCGAAGGCCGAAGCGAAGTCGGCCTCGGAGGCGCTGGAGGAGGAGACCCGGCTTCGACCTGCGAGAgacaaggagctcctcgaggcctACAAGAAGTCGGAGGGGTTCGAGCTCGGGCTTacgcggacggggcgggtgtCCTTTGAGTACGGCTACCGTATCGCCACTTCCCGCTTCCGCGCTCGCCACCCCGGTCTTGAGGTAGAGGAGAACCCCTTCGCTCCTCACCCCGAGGACCGGGGGGTGGATATGCCCGAGGAGGTTCCCTTTGATGATCGCCTGGAGGAGCCTGGGCAATGA
- the LOC103974368 gene encoding protein SUPPRESSOR OF MAX2 1 isoform X2 — MRAGLSTIQQTLTPEAASVLTCSIAEAARRNHGQTTPLHVAATFLAAPSGLLRQACIRSHPQSSHPLQCRALELCFSVALDRLPASDPGADGGSRAAALAEPPISNALMAALKRAQANQRRGCPEQQQQPLLAVKVELEQLLMSILDDPSVSRVMREASFTSTAAKAVVEQSLSSSSSAATAASASPPFIASLATVSPSPVASLVPGLTSSAAPFRNLYMNPRLQQRKNNNACNVPTSVEGCGDQPRTEDVKRVLDILLRSQKRNPIPVGDCNPDALMREVLRRIQSDDGPSLLRNTRVIPFGKEVATTSPDQSQITIKIRELTSSIESMICGSGRGVILDLGDLKWLVESPAVSAGSGPMQLPKPVVSEVGRAAVEEMGRLLKRFADGGRVWLVGAAASATYLRCQVYHPTMEKDWDLQAVPIAPRSSHPNMFPRPESSGVLGDSVGTSAPAKGLMGMSAAAVASSRPPESTIPSQRTTLCPLCLERYELELAKLVAKESDYTTKTEAGQTLPQWLRGGTESSSAPLQSKEEELLKRWCETCSRLHPNIHQLHLASKLPLAPAPSKTSSVLRPHPPSEPMSTLSRCLSPLQLASNQNRDAAKQPTSPSGSPVKTDLVLGSSKVADSSSDTIHKELLKDFTGCMQDAFSVQQSAKIDGNLDIDMFKRLFKGLSEKVSWQQEAASAIATVVMQCKSVNGKRRSGGGKGDTWLLLVGPDKVGKRKMAGALSELVFGVGPTVINFGRASCTCGNDGESNLSFRGRTSVDRVVEAVRRNPFSVIVLEDVDQADMLLQGKIKQAIERGRLPDSYGREVSMGSVIFVLTADWLPEELKSSYYPLLKREERILDSAYRGLELEITAGERPGKRRPTWLCEDDQPIKLRTESLVGTNLSLDLNLASGIDSESGEGSWNSSDLTSEREYDKGRLVSKCSTSSLASELVELVDEAVTFKPVDFVTLRRNVAESISVKFTAIMGKGRAIKIDEDAVDRIVGGLWLSGAAFDDWAERVLAPSLRQLKDHPQVGGRVVVARLSTGKEDRVQRSCVKDWLPTTVAIAVDDGHGS; from the exons ATGAGGGCGGGGTTGAGCACGATCCAGCAGACGCTGACGCCGGAGGCGGCGAGCGTCCTCACCTGCTCCATCGCTGAGGCTGCTCGGCGGAACCACGGGCAGACGACGCCGCTCCACGTCGCTGCCACCTTCCTCGCCGCCCCCTCCGGCCTCCTCCGCCAGGCCTGCATCCGTTCCCACCCACAGTCCTCACACCCTCTGCAGTGCCGCGCCCTCGAGCTTTGCTTCTCCGTCGCCCTCGACCGCCTCCCTGCCTCCGATCCCGGCGCTGACGGCGGCAGCAGGGCCGCCGCTCTCGCGGAGCCTCCCATCTCCAACGCACTCATGGCGGCCCTGAAGCGCGCCCAGGCCAACCAGCGCCGCGGATGCCCTGAGCAACAGCAGCAGCCGCTCCTCGCAGTCAAGGTCGAGCTGGAGCAGCTCCTCATGTCGATCCTCGACGATCCCTCCGTCAGCCGCGTGATGCGCGAGGCCAGCTTCACCTCCACCGCCGCCAAAGCGGTCGTCGAGCaatctctctcttcctcctcttctgctGCCACCGCCGCCTCCGCTTCCCCGCCATTCATTGCTTCTCTTGCCACCGTCTCTCCTTCTCCCGTCGCCTCTCTCGTTCCCGGTCTAACTAGCAGTGCCGCCCCCTTCCGCAACCTGTACATGAATCCCCGCCTCCAGCAGCGCAAGAACAACAATGCCTGCAACGTCCCAACCTCAGTCGAAGGTTGCGGCGATCAGCCGCGGACGGAGGACGTGAAGCGGGTCTTGGATATCCTCTTGAGATCCCAAAAGCGGAACCCCATCCCCGTTGGAGACTGCAATCCTGATGCCTTGATGAGAGAAGTGCTACGAAGGATTCAATCCGACGACGGCCCGTCGCTGCTGCGGAACACCCGAGTTATCCCATTCGGAAAGGAAGTCGCCACCACCTCCCCAGACCAATCACAGATCACCATTAAAATCAGAGAGCTCACCAGCTCAATCGAGTCCATGATTTGCGGCAGCGGCCGCGGTGTGATTCTCGACCTGGGAGACCTCAAATGGCTCGTAGAGAGCCCCGCCGTCTCGGCGGGCTCTGGCCCAATGCAGCTGCCGAAGCCGGTCGTCTCAGAGGTTGGCCGGGCTGCGGTGGAGGAAATGGGTAGACTATTGAAGAGGTTCGCCGATGGCGGTCGGGTGTGGCTCGTCGGCGCAGCAGCTTCTGCGACCTACCTCCGGTGCCAGGTGTACCACCCGACAATGGAGAAGGATTGGGATCTCCAGGCGGTACCGATCGCGCCGAGATCATCCCACCCCAATATGTTCCCAAG GCCCGAGAGCAGTGGCGTGCTTGGCGACTCTGTGGGGACTTCAGCGCCAGCGAAAGGTTTAATGGGGATGAGTGCCGCTGCTGTAGCCTCAAGTCGACCACCCGAGAGCACCATTCCTTCGCAAAGGACAACCCTCTGCCCTCTCTGTCTGGAGAGATACGAGCTCGAACTGGCGAAGCTCGTCGCCAAGGAGTCTGACTACACTACAAAGACGGAGGCGGGTCAGACATTACCTCAGTGGCTGCGAGGCGGCACCGAATCTTCATCTGCTCCTCTTCAG TCCAAGGAAGAAGAGCTGCTCAAGCGATGGTGTGAGACATGTTCCCGTCTTCATCCCAACATCCATCAGTTGCACCTCGCCTCCAAGCTGCCTTTGGCTCCGGCTCCGTCAAAGACTTCAAGCGTGTTGAGACCACATCCACCATCTGAGCCCATGTCCACGCTATCTCGATGCCTCTCTCCCCTTCAGTTGGCAAGCAACCAGAACAGGGATGCAGCCAAGCAGCCTACCAGCCCTTCGGGGAGCCCAGTGAAAACCGACTTGGTCCTTGGGAGCTCAAAGGTTGCCGATTCTTCATCGGACACAATCCATAAAGAGCTCCTCAAGGATTTCACCGGATGCATGCAGGACGCTTTCTCTGTGCAGCAGAGCGCTAAAATTGACGGCAATTTGGACATCGACATGTTCAAGAGGCTATTCAAGGGGCTTTCCGAGAAAGTCAGTTGGCAGCAGGAAGCAGCATCAGCCATCGCTACCGTTGTCATGCAATGCAAGTCTGTGAACGGAAAGCGGCGGAGTGGTGGTGGTAAAGGTGATACTTGGCTTCTTCTCGTTGGGCCCGACAAGGTTGGTAAGAGGAAGATGGCAGGTGCTCTATCGGAGCTGGTGTTTGGCGTTGGACCTACCGTCATTAACTTTGGACGTGCTTCGTGCACCTGCGGCAACGATGGAGAATCCAATTTGAGCTTCCGTGGGAGGACATCCGTGGACCGAGTCGTGGAGGCGGTCCGGCGAAACCCGTTCTCGGTGATCGTGCTCGAGGACGTAGATCAAGCGGACATGCTCCTACAGGGTAAGATTAAGCAGGCGATAGAGAGGGGCCGCCTGCCCGATTCATACGGCCGGGAGGTCAGCATGGGGAGTGTTATCTTTGTCCTTACCGCAGACTGGCTGCCGGAAGAGCTGAAGAGCTCCTATTACCCACTCCTCAAGCGTGAGGAAAGGATACTGGATTCAGCTTATCGTGGCCTGGAACTGGAGATTACAGCAGGGGAGAGGCCCGGGAAACGTCGTCCAACTTGGCTATGTGAAGATGATCAGCCGATTAAGCTGAGAACGGAGTCGTTGGTTGGCACCAACCTATCGCTCGATCTGAATCTAGCTTCTGGAATCGATTCAGAGTCCGGGGAGGGATCATGGAACTCGAGCGACCTCACCAGTGAGCGTGAATACGATAAGGGCAGGCTGGTCAGCAAGTGTTCGACGTCGTCCTTGGCCTCAGAACTGGTGGAATTGGTGGATGAAGCTGTAACATTCAAGCCGGTGGACTTTGTCACGCTGAGAAGGAACGTAGCCGAGTCCATATCCGTGAAATTTACCGCCATAATGGGCAAAGGGCGAGCAATAAAGATCGACGAGGATGCTGTCGACCGAATCGTTGGTGGTTTATGGCTCAGCGGTGCGGCTTTTGATGACTGGGCCGAGAGAGTGTTGGCCCCTAGCTTGAGGCAGCTGAAGGATCATCCGCAAGTCGGTGGCCGGGTGGTAGTCGCTCGGCTATCCACAGGGAAGGAAGACCGAGTGCAGAGGAGCTGCGTCAAGGATTGGCTGCCGACGACGGTTGCCATCGCCGTTGATGATGGCCATGGCAGTTGA
- the LOC103974367 gene encoding transcription factor IBH1-like 1, whose amino-acid sequence MRASSRFKSVFLEQMLMGFQLSGFPCRTMSLRARMHAIKLSADVAMAVARGSRRWTHGLIAHLSKKEDNKSFLKCILGKQYERLTMPCYSSWKIQRCKTILRRSFRERFGKQKPAQACTLARSLVKKRAQVLKRLVPGGKAMDGYSLLDETMDYVVCLQAQVDLMRHLLRAFEASKLRAQTKGTSSQGRKSIKDETDGNKKDLIELCMHLSDNA is encoded by the exons ATGCGAGCTTCTAGCCGGTTCAAGTCGGTCTTTCTCGAGCAAATGCTAATGGGCTTCCAACTATCTGGCTTTCCATGCAGGACCATgagtctccgagcgagaatgcACGCCATCAAGCTCTCGGCCGACGTCGCCATGGCCGTCGCAAGAGGCAGCAGGAGATGGACACATGGCCTCATCGCACATCTGTCCAAGAAAGAAGACAACAAGTCCTTTCTCAAGTGTATCCTCGGGAAGCAGTATGAGAGGCTAACCATGCCATGTTATAGCTCGTGGAAGATCCAAAGATGCAAGACGATCTTGCGAAGGAGCTTCAGAGAGCGTTTCGGGAAGCAGAAGCCTGCGCAGGCATGTACTCTCGCGAGGAGTTTGGTGAAGAAGAGGGCGCAAGTACTCAAACGACTCGTGCCAGGCGGCAAGGCCATGGACGGCTACTCCTTGTTGGATGAAACGATGGACTACGTCGTCTGTCTTCAAGCTCAGGTTGATCTCATGCGGCACCTTCTCAGAGCCTTTGAAGCCTCGAAGCTCAG AGCTCAGACCAAAGGCACGTCGTCGCAAGGAAGAAAAAGTATCAAGGATGAGACAGATGGGAACAAGAAAGATCTCATCGAGCTGTGCATGCATCTGTCAGACAACGCATAG
- the LOC103974366 gene encoding very-long-chain aldehyde decarbonylase GL1-2-like translates to MGAPLSSWPWENMGSYKYMLYGPLVAKAACEWRDGRSVGWSLHLLILFGLRSLTYQLWYSFTNMLFFTRKRRVINEGVDFKQIDNEWDWDNFLILQALLGSMISHHAPPLEELPILGLQGCIIALLLHVGVSEPVFYLANRWFHSGSLFTHYHSIQHASPVPTPMTAGFGTPLEHLVLGAVMAAPLLGAFLMGCGSVGLVYGYVFVFDFLRCMGYSNVEVFPVRLLQALPFLRYLIYSPTYLSLHHKEKNCNFCLFMPLFDLLGKTVNSRTWDLQREISAGKNDRVPDFVFLAHVVDIFSSVHVPFVFRSASSMPFFTNPLLFFLWPLAFFSMLVMWALSKTFLLSFYNLRGRLHQTWVVPRYGFQYFLPFARKGINNQIELAILRADKMGVKVLSLAALNKNESLNGGGTLFVSKHPDLRVRVVHGNTLTAAVMLNEIPRDAKEVFLTGATSKLGRAIALYLCRKNIRVLMLTLSAERFLNIQKEAPADCQHHLVQVTKCQAAQNCKTWIVGKWMSPREQRWAPPGTHFHQFVVPPIIGFRRDCTYGSLAAMRLPKDVQGLGSCEYTMERGVVHACHAGGVVHYLEGWTHHEVGAIDVDRIDVVWKAALKHGLTPV, encoded by the exons ATGGGTGCCCCCTTATCTTCCTGGCCATGGGAGAACATGGGAAGCTACAAG TACATGTTATACGGGCCTCTGGTCGCCAAGGCTGCTTGCGAATGGAGAGATGGGAGGTCAGTCGGGTGGTCGCTGCACCTTCTAATTCTCTTCGGCCTCAGGAGCCTCACGTACCAGCTCTGGTACTCCTTCACCAACATGCTCTTCTTCACCCGCAAGCGCCGGGTGATCAACGAAGGCGTCGACTTCAAGCAGATAGACAACGAATGGGACTG GGATAATTTCCTCATCCTGCAAGCTCTCCTCGGATCCATGATCTCCCACCACGCCCCTCCCCTCGAGGAGCTCCCTATCTTGGGACTCCAAGGGTGCATCATCGCGCTGCTGCTCCATGTGGGCGTCTCAGAGCCTGTGTTCTACTTGGCGAACAGGTGGTTCCACAGCGGCTCCCTCTTCACCCACTACCACTCCATCCAACACGCCTCCCCCGTACCAACGCCGATGACAG CTGGGTTTGGCACGCCATTGGAGCACCTCGTGTTGGGCGCGGTTATGGCCGCCCCGCTGCTCGGCGCCTTCTTGATGGGATGTGGCTCGGTTGGGTTGGTGTACGGGTACGTCTTCGTCTTCGACTTCCTGAGGTGCATGGGATACAGCAACGTGGAGGTGTTCCCTGTTCGGCTGCTGCAGGCCCTGCCCTTCCTCAGATACCTCATTTACTCCCCTAC ATATCTAAGCCTACACCACAAGGAGAAGAACTGCAACTTCTGCCTTTTCATGCCTCTTTTTGATCTACTCGGGAAGACAGTGAATAGCAGGACATGGGACTTGCAACGGGAGATTAGCGCAG GGAAGAACGACCGAGTTCCTGACTTCGTCTTCCTCGCGCACGTCGTCGATATCTTCTCCTCCGTGCACGTGCCCTTCGTGTTCCGATCGGCCTCCTCGATGCCGTTCTTCACCAACCCTCTGCTGTTCTTCCTTTGGCCGCTCGCCTTCTTCTCCATGCTCGTAATGTGGGCTCTGTCCAAGACATTCTTGCTGTCCTTCTACAACCTGAGAGGGCGGCTACACCAGACGTGGGTAGTCCCGAGATATGGATTTCAG TATTTCTTGCCATTCGCCAGGAAGGGCATCAATAACCAGATCGAACTGGCCATCCTGAGGGCAGATAAGATGGGAGTCAAAGTCCTCAGTCTCGCAGCACTGAACAAA AATGAATCGCTTAACGGTGGCGGGACACTGTTCGTCAGCAAACATCCAGATCTAAGAGTTCGAGTCGTCCATGGCAACACCTTGACGGCAGCCGTGATGCTAAACGAAATCCCCAGGGATGCGAAGGAGGTGTTCCTGACAGGGGCCACATCCAAGCTTGGAAGAGCGATCGCACTGTATCTCTGCAGGAAGAACATCCGAGTTCTA ATGCTGACTCTATCGGCCGAAAGATTTCTGAATATCCAGAAGGAGGCCCCGGCAGACTGCCAACACCATCTCGTGCAGGTCACCAAGTGCCAAGCAGCACAAAATTGCAAG ACATGGATCGTTGGCAAGTGGATGTCGCCGAGGGAGCAGCGATGGGCGCCGCCGGGCACGCACTTCCACCAGTTCGTGGTGCCTCCCATCATTGGCTTCAGGAGGGACTGCACCTATGGAAGCCTGGCAGCCATGAGGCTTCCCAAGGATGTCCAAGGTCTCGGATCGTGTGAG TACACGATGGAGCGAGGAGTGGTTCACGCCTGCCACGCCGGCGGAGTGGTTCATTACCTCGAAGGGTGGACGCACCACGAGGTGGGCGCCATCGACGTCGACCGCATCGACGTGGTGTGGAAAGCTGCACTGAAGCATGGCCTGACGCCGGTTTGA